Part of the Ruegeria sp. THAF33 genome, GCTGATCGCCGCATTTCTCAGGCAATATCCAGGGATCAGACTAGATCTCACGATGGACGACAAATTTGTCGACCTTGTTGAAGGAGGCATCGACGTCGCCTTACGTGCCGGAACCTTGCCGGACTCGGCCCTGATCGCACGCAAACTTGCTCCGATCCACAGCGTGATCGTCGCTGCGCCGGACTATCTTGCGCAGTCCGGAACGCCAGAAACACCTGAGGATCTTCTGACACACACCTGCCTTCACTACGCCTATTCGCGCGACTCTTCGGAATGGCGCTTGGCCGGTCCCGAGGGCGACGTGCGGGTTCAGACGTCCGGCGTTCTGCGCGTGAACAACAGTGAGGCCCTGTGCACCGCGCTGCTTGACGGGCTTGGCATCGGTCGCCTGCCGACCTTTATTGCCGGGGCCCACCTGACCAATGGCCGTCTGGTCAGGGTGCTGTCCAACTATCGCCTGCCCGAGCAGGCGCTGTACGCCGTCTTCCC contains:
- a CDS encoding LysR family transcriptional regulator, which translates into the protein MTEIGAIPVFVAVADHGGFAAAARHLGLTKSAISKRIGVLEAHLGTQLFHRSTRSISLTEAGEIYLAHAAQALTAAQDAEDAIAALQGQPVGLLRLSTPMSFGQLHVAPLIAAFLRQYPGIRLDLTMDDKFVDLVEGGIDVALRAGTLPDSALIARKLAPIHSVIVAAPDYLAQSGTPETPEDLLTHTCLHYAYSRDSSEWRLAGPEGDVRVQTSGVLRVNNSEALCTALLDGLGIGRLPTFIAGAHLTNGRLVRVLSNYRLPEQALYAVFPERKHMPAKVRAFLDFVVERVGQDVPYWDMDAGPL